ATTCCGCGCGGCGATACGGCCATCGAGGCGAACGATAAACTGATCGCCATCACCCATATCGACCAGCTTCAAAAGCTGGACGACATGCTCGGGGTAGAAGGATAGGGCCGTCCCGGAAATGGACGTAAAATGAGGAGAAATCGTGCGTCGGCCCGTGGCTCCGCAAAGGATGTGCGGACGGGATGAAATTCAAAGAGTTCGGGGAAAAGGCGCATCCAACCGTGATTTTGCTTCACAGGGAGGGCTTCTCCTGGCGGTCGCTGAAAGATGTGATCCGCTGCCTGGAACAGGATTACCATGTCGTCGCGCCTGTGATCGACGGGGATGGAGAAGACGGGGCGGCGGCCTTTGTCAGCATACAGGATTCGGCCAAAAAGCTGATCCGGTATATCGACGCGGACTGTCATGGAAACGTGCTTGCCATCGGCGGCCTGTGCCTGGGGGCGCAGATCGCGGTCGAAGCTCTTTCCGAACGGGCGGATATCGCCCGGTATGCTGTGCTGGAAAGTGCGTCGGTCTGCCCCGAAGACGGATTCCTGCCGTGGCTGATCCTTTTCTGGGGGCTGCTGTGCAGCCTTGCCGGCAGATTGTTTGCACAAATAGGGAGGAAGCGCCTCGATGCTCCCCGGAGTCCGCGCGGGCAATCCTGCGGGGATTTCTCCGGAATTCCGGAGAAATCCGTATTCCGTGTAGCCGCATCCTGCAGAAGCTATGCGCTGCCCGATGGGATCAAAAAAGCCAGGGCCAAAATCCTGCTCATCGTCGGGACAAGGGAATTGAGGCGCATGGACCGGTCCGTCCGCACCCTGATGGGCGCCGTGCCCGGCCTGCAGGTGTGTGTCTCGCCCGGAACAAGAAGCGGCGGATTCACGCTTTTTCATCCGGAGGAATACCTTTCTTTGGTCGAACGCTTTCTGGAAGGAAAGCTCTCCTAGCCGGGGTGCTTCTGCAGCTTTAAAAGCTCCTGATAAACGAAACCGGGATATTGCCGATGCATCGGCAATATCCCGGTTTCGTTTTGCGGCGTATCAAAAGAGAAGGCTTTTTCGGCACTTTGAGCAGGGAGCCTTCCTTTGACTTGACACCGGGGAAAACTCATGCTATGATTTGGTCGTACGTACGACCTAAAATAAGGGGATCATAAAAATGAGCGAAAACGCGGAAAAAGAAAATCCGTCTCAAAAAATACTCGCAACCGCATTTGAATGCCTGGCATCCCGGGGCTATGCGAACGTGTCCATGCGGGATATCGCCGGAGAGGCCGGCGTGGCCTTGAGCCAGCTGACTTACTATTACAGGAATAAACAGGGATTATTTACACAAGTTATTGATAGGATGATCCGCCAGTACCTTCATGAGATCGAGGACATCCTGACCTCTGCCGCAAATCCCAAAGAGAGGATGGCTTTGCTCGTGAGGTATTTTAAGAAGCTGATCCGGGAGCAGCCGAAGCTTTTGATGCTGTTCATCGATTTTACCGCTCAGGCATTATGGGTTCCCGCCTTCCGCAAGCAGGTGGACGAGCTTTTTGACAGCATCACCGAAATGATCGAAACGAATATCCTGAACGGATCGGAAAACCGTGAAAGCCTTCGCGGCCACTCATCCAGATCCCTGGCAAAATTGATTCTCGGCGCGCTTTACGGCACTTCCGTTCAGGTCCTGCTCGGCTTTCATCAGGAGGAAGACATGCAGGCAATTCATCTTGCAGAAAATCTATTTCAAAAGGAGTGTTTCGAATGACAGATCTGTTTGAAAAATCCATCAACCTGGGGCTGGGTCTCTTTCTGTATTCCAGAGAAAAGGTGGAGGAGATCGTGGAAGGGCTGGTGAGCAAGGGCGAGGTTTCTCAGAAGGATGCACGGCGGGTCGCGGCCGAGCTGATTCAAAAGGGCCGGGAGCAGAGAGAGGAAATGGAAAAGCTGGTTCGGGATGAGCTCACAAAAGCGCTGGACCGCGGAGGCGTGGCCCGCAAGGCCGACCTGGTGACAAGGGATGAGATCAGGGAAATCGTCAGGGAAGAGATCCGGCAGGCGCTCCGGGAGAAGGAAGGCGGAAAGCCCGAAGATGCAGAATAAAAAA
This window of the Ruminococcaceae bacterium BL-6 genome carries:
- a CDS encoding Alpha/beta hydrolase; translated protein: MKFKEFGEKAHPTVILLHREGFSWRSLKDVIRCLEQDYHVVAPVIDGDGEDGAAAFVSIQDSAKKLIRYIDADCHGNVLAIGGLCLGAQIAVEALSERADIARYAVLESASVCPEDGFLPWLILFWGLLCSLAGRLFAQIGRKRLDAPRSPRGQSCGDFSGIPEKSVFRVAASCRSYALPDGIKKARAKILLIVGTRELRRMDRSVRTLMGAVPGLQVCVSPGTRSGGFTLFHPEEYLSLVERFLEGKLS
- a CDS encoding TetR/AcrR family transcriptional regulator, which translates into the protein MSENAEKENPSQKILATAFECLASRGYANVSMRDIAGEAGVALSQLTYYYRNKQGLFTQVIDRMIRQYLHEIEDILTSAANPKERMALLVRYFKKLIREQPKLLMLFIDFTAQALWVPAFRKQVDELFDSITEMIETNILNGSENRESLRGHSSRSLAKLILGALYGTSVQVLLGFHQEEDMQAIHLAENLFQKECFE
- a CDS encoding conserved protein of unknown function (Evidence 4 : Unknown function but conserved in other organisms); translated protein: MTDLFEKSINLGLGLFLYSREKVEEIVEGLVSKGEVSQKDARRVAAELIQKGREQREEMEKLVRDELTKALDRGGVARKADLVTRDEIREIVREEIRQALREKEGGKPEDAE